Genomic segment of Salvia hispanica cultivar TCC Black 2014 unplaced genomic scaffold, UniMelb_Shisp_WGS_1.0 HiC_scaffold_674, whole genome shotgun sequence:
ATGTTGGCTGCACTATTTCCATGAGGAGCGTTTTAGTACTTGGtgctctctccgtcccaactaaattagagtcatattttttttagatatccaaataaagttgagtgatttattttgataaaaattaaaatatctaatcattattattttatttcatcacctactttactatctctttatctttcctatCTCATTCTTGTTTTGTACTTTtaaacacaatttcttaatttctgtactcaaaagttttgactcaacttaattgagACGGAGAAGTATAGTATTTAGTTTTCACATTATTTTGGGACTTTTAATTGCAATAATATACtgtaatactataaattttatggaactataacatttttaatttttagcaataaaaatactattatagtttaacttttttaaaaccaTATAAAGTTTATAAATTCGGGTGATGCgctattttcaacaatttctgTATACTTTTATGGGCTTTGGATCCTCTATGTAGGATTTGGATCCTCTGCTACTCAAAGCTACAGTAAGGTGTACTATTCCAAATGacacaatatataattaaataataataataatcttaattttttaaaattaaatataatgttGTGAGGAATAAAACATCCTTCTTAGCTTTTAGCATAGCAGGAGATTCAAACCCACTCTTACGAGTCTTTTCAATTGTGATTATACTTTAGAGCATCCTCATccatgctcttagctaagagcacggaggtgggcccggacccacttttactccttgtccttagctaaatAGCAAGAGCACTTCACaggtgctcttagctaaggacaagctcaagggtcccaccattctattattcaatttaaatactccaattattaaaaacatttcaaaattataaaaatacattaaataataaaaattacataattaaaatcctaaaaaataaaaattacataattaaaatactaaaaaataaaaatacatataattaaaatcctagaaaataaaaaatacataattaaaatcatacaaattaaaaattacacacgtggaagactagACTCCTCTCTATgcccaattgcctcttgagaccccggatcatttgctcatgtgttgcaagttgatcCGGAGTCATTTGAGACGTATCGTTCATATAGAGTTGACTCAAGATGGCCCACAACGTGTTGTTCGGGAgtggaggaggcacaaagggaACGGGGGCggggcggatggagtcgggGCGGACAGGCGGGGCGGTTGGCCGCCGCCTTAACTACTCTTCCACGGGCGAGGAAGCTGCTCGGGCCCGGCGTCGGGGCTACCCAGAGTTAGCTCAGGCATGGCAGGTAGCTCCACATCATCGGAGCGCCCCGTCGGATAGAACTAACCAGGCACCTGGGCCGTTCTTTGtaggagctggaggaggatcTTCCTTGAGCCGCCTTTTATGCTTCGGATGTTGGCGCCCCTCGCGCCAGCAATCGAGGTGCTTGAGCAGTTTGAACTCCTCCCGTTGGTATGCCACCAAAGGCGGCggtgatgatgtcgagctcgttCGTGCCGCTCCCGCCCGACCGCTCTTCCCGGAGGTAAATCCTGGAACTTCCCGATTGCCTCGATTGCATGCTGAAGATGCGGTGCGAACCATACTATCATTTGCGATATATGGTTCCCATGCCAGTCGAGGTTTCATTGTCAGGcagtgatgcgccaccaataaGTTTCCCTacggtttggttcgtgccgacgtccggatcttcggagagtgcgccaagtaggctttgaacatcgtCATCATCTCACcccggagtgtacggggtgcgggtgccacgaacaggaggagtaggagtaggaatagaagtaggagtaggtAGAGCTGCTGCTCCCTTCCGATCCGGGTTCGGGGCCCACCCGAACCTGGAGGCGTTTCGGTCGTGCACCGGTAGaggacggtagccacccggagcTTGCGAACCTTGCGTTTGAGGAGGCGTAAATTGGGTTTCCGGACTATATCCGGCCtcggagtcgaaccaatcgtggttccaatgcgattgccggaggggtgatcgccggagccggacattgtgtagtgtggtgggaatttagatgagagagtatgaggaaaaaagatgagagagaatgtagatgatgatagaatagataatatatgagaatgtgattttttgtgttggagtgagggtatttatagatgaaaatgtgaattttggggaaaaaaattgaaaaataaattaaaagtgggtagaaaacggatatatattttttgggaagtgggaaaaatatttttttatttacgaaaaaaacatttttaaaaataaatttttactttttttttaaaaaaaataaaaagcgAAAGTTAACAGAGGGACGTATCGACAGATTACCAACGACAACTGTACGTAGATATTGCCGTGGCACTTGAGGACGTGCTTTCTTAGCCGTTAAGAGCGGTGAATAGTACCATTACCtttggcacggacggacgagcacCGTCCCGctaccgctgcggatgctcttgaATTGATATATTTGTGACCAAATATGAATTGGAACGATCCGGGAAGCAAAATGATATCTTTGTCTTTTATTTAATCCTATGTTgcgaataaaatatttgtatggtcaaattaatttctttttgtttaaaCTCAGTAAAAGGTATACACCTCTCCTTTGTGAAAATATGGCAGCTTCAATGAAATTTGAAGCCAATGTTATGATTGAAAATTAAGTCATTCTCAGCTAcatatattctaattaaatcttgattataattaatagtagcaattaacaatttttaactaaaaattatcaatcatatttgaatttaattcggtAGATTCAAAAAAAGATATTATGCTTTTAAAATATTGGGTATGAAAAGCTCAGTTTCGTGGACAGCATGATATGTATGTTAATGATGAGTTTCAGTAGTGGTATAACGAGACTTCTGCAACTACCAAATATATTTACACatgttttctaatttatattagtaatttaacaAACATACCATAAATAACAAACACGTAGTGTTATAAATTAGATCTTGGTACACGCATTAAagcattttataaattaatactagtaaatagtttgttttatttaaaaattaatacaagTTATTTGAGTCAATGAAACGGGTTAAGTCTTCAAATCAGAACTcagtttaatttaaataaacaacTAAACATTAACAATAACTAcggaatatataatttaaaaatagtaaacagcttaattaaaaatcatgaagacatctaaattaaaattgaaaaaacacataatttaaaactcttatttacTTATGTGATAAATTGGTCTCTAAGTTCAGCAAGCATCTCTTGATACCCATAGTCGGCTCTCCTCGATCATCGACTAGGTATCTCGTGCTAGATACAACTTCAATTTGtactaggagtagtattttgtgACAACATTCTAACAaaacattttgattttggtttttctcaAGGATCGGGTCATCAGAGTCGTATAGTAGATTCAGGCCAACAACTTTGACTCATCATATAAGTACTTCTTGGTACCGCCACTTTCAGTTGGCTTATTCCCTTTTTAACATTGCCCAAAAGCCTTATGGTGCCATGTTAGAGTCTTTGTAGTCTTTGACATTGAATCCCGACAACGGATAGGAGATATCGTTTAACCACGACAACATACGAGACATGATATTGTCAAGTTCTATGTTCTAACTTGTTGATGGAGCTGGATCCTAATCTCTTTGCCGAATATAATTGTTGACATCTTTTCGTGTGTTGGGGTCGAGATTGGAATCTTGATTGTTGGGATTGATTTGAGACAAAATAAAGATTGGAATAATGAAAATGGGGCCGAACATAATTGTTGAAACCTTAGTCGTATTCCATTTCTGATCATCTCACGTTACGTGAGTAATTtccattcattatttattctataattTCATAGTTACTTAACTATTAAACACTATTTATCTTAAATCTCATGCagaaagaaatgactcaagtaacatGAAAAACTGATACTACCTCTGTTATGGCCTAATTGGGACGTTTCTATTTTGGCACATAAATTAGGTAGTggtgtttatttaattaaattattaacagtaaagtaatagagaaaataaagtgagaaatagaaagaaagaataaagtaaaagagatgataaagtaagaaagataagaTCTAAGAGggtaaagtagaagagatgagaataaaataggagagatgagtgagttaatattactaaaataaaaagtctCACTTAAGTTGGGAtgtaccaaaaagaaaaacatctCACTTTAGGATGAGACAAAGGGagttagtaattttattgaatagtagtattattttttttgaaattcttCCAACTCCAAAATTACTCAAATAATGTGAAATGAAgataataattgaaaagaacaatttttttacaaaaaattccACAAACCCCATGTCCGTTACTGCGTGGGCACCCATCTCATCTTGTAATGTTCAGGGTTGGATCGTACCTCTAAATTGGGGTATCCCTCCTTATGACAATTGTATCCCTTCTAATGACAGCCGAAGGACTAATCTCTTGTGTTAAGTGTTTAGAGactgattaaataatttactcCATTTATATGGATAAAGATCGAACCTTTGAACTCATGCTTAAGGCATGGATGATGTGTTAAACCACTAAGCTAACTATGTTGGTTCAGTTTTCCTTATTTTCGTTATGAATAGTCTAACATGCATTCCGTCTCGTTCtttgttttatgaattaagtgaagaaaataaaataaaaagagaaaaaaataaagtgagcaatatttttatttttaaaaatatatcatttaaaataaaatattacaataaaaaaaaatggtacaATTAAAATGGGACGGTAGGAGTATTATCGATAGAAAACGGCAGAAGTAGGAAATTGTAAAATAGTGATGGATGATGAATATTAATTGGTAGTGAATGAGAGTAAGAAGAATTAGTAGAGCAATGAACATCCCCCGCAGGCTGCAGCCGTGTTATTACTTTCGGTGCTGCCCACCCACATGTGACCTATATATACACTCTacctctcttatttttcaaataaatatggtTTCATTACATGCCAACACGCATCTCCATATTCCGATTTCAACACCCAAATAAGCacacaattataaaaaatagataaagcaAACTACTAATTACATTTGATTACTCCTCAAAACACTATCACCATTATCTCTAACCCCCCTCTGCCATTTCAACAAACAGTTGGCGtgcatcttctcttctttatGTGTTGAGATTAGAATGATGGGCATCATTTGGGGCTGGATTGCCGccgccctcctcctcctctccgccgcctccgccgATCCCAACGACGAGCGCTGCCTCACCCACCTCAGCGAGTCACTGCAGGATCCCCTCAGAAATCTCCAGAACTGGACCAAATCCACCTTCGCCAACCCTTGCCAGGGATTCACCTCCTTCCTCGAGGGCGCCATCTGCAACAACGGCCGCATCTAcaagctctctctctctaacctcTCTCTCAAGGGCTCCATTTCCCCCTTCCTCTCCAATTGCACTAATCTCCAAGCACTCGACCTCTCCTCCAATCAGCTCTCCGGCCCCATCCCGCCCGACCTCCAGTATCTAGTCAACCTCGCCGTCCTCAATCTCTCCGCCAATCACCTCTCCGGCGACATCCCCCAGCAATTAGCCCTCTGCGCCTACCTCAACGTCATCGATCTCCACGATAACCAGCTCTCGGGGCTAATTCCGCAGCAGCTAGGGCTCCTGGTGAGGCTCTCCGTCTTCGATGTctcaaacaataaattatcCGGTCCGATTCCGTCGTCGCTGGGGAACCGGAGCGGCAACTTGCCCCGCTTCAATGCCAGCTCATACGCCGGGAATAAAGGCCTCTACGGCTACCCCTTGCCGCCGATGAAGAGCAGCGGGCTCTCCGTCCTCGCAATCGTCGGGATCGGGCTCGGCAGCGGGCTTCTCAGCTTGATCCTAAGCTTCACCGCCGTCTGCGTTTGGCTGAGAGTGACTGATAAGAAATCGGAAAACGATGAAGGCAAAATCAGCCAGCTTATGCCCGATTACTGAGATCGCCATTCATTAATTGCTcggatttgattgaattttgcaggtatgcttcttcttctttttttttgtttcttttttttcccctttttaaattgttaatggGGATTATTATTGTAATTGGGTAGGTTTAGCCATTGCATTGTTGCTTCTATCTTCTCTTCATCTTGTGATTCTTTTCCtatgtttaattaatcaagCTTAGTAATTTTCTAGTACAAATATGTAAAGCAATGAATGAATTTTGGAGTTTTCAATgccatctctctctcccagCCTGAAATGTTGGGTCCATAATTGAAAAGGGAAGAAGTTATCATCTAACCTTACATGGAAATATCTCCTTTTCCACTCTaccaatttcttcttctttccttttcaatttcattccATCCATAAGCtttgttaattttgtaaatattcaataaaataactattCAGTCCATATTTTCTTGTGGAGACATTCAGTCAACTCTTTTATGATTTCATCATGTTTATTGTTTCTGGAGCTTATCTGTTCCCTTTCTTTTtcattcctttttctattgcATTGTAATGTAATGAGAGTACATGAATTTTGGGGCCCACTGTAcatgttaattttgttttttttaatgggtTATTTCTACATAGGTTAAATTGAATTGGAAATggaattgaaaaattaatcaaattgtttaatttaattcgaTATGGGTTGCTTTTGATGTCAATTTGCGTTTGGTTTAGCTTTTTATTTGTGTGTGGAATCACGATGTAGATTTGATGGGTCTAGTTTTGTGGCCCAAAAGCGTAAATTGATgtaatttttactttaaaaaaatgaatgccTATGGAGTGTACACgattataaatatagtttaaagaatgttttttttggatttgtgGATTTGTGGTGTTATTCTTTATGTTTggtgcaaattaaataaatgtagaACGTGTTCTTcactataaaaattaaatttcccGAATATCTATAAAagttcgatatttttcaaatttctataattttaacatCTATTGcgtttggaaaaaaatatgttttggaTTCTCCAATCCCAAACCACGTTATTTATTCTGAGTTATAGTAATATTCCGTATTTCTGCATcgcaattttttttgtgtagttTGAGGTATAGTAtaaatcacttttattattagtaaatgaacaaaaaatgaaaaatatatagatcACTTTTTAGCTTGGGAGAAGGTGAGCAATGTAGTTTGATCAAACTAGACAAATTAggagtatttcttatttaatcaCGAAAATTGAGCTATGTGAAagtatatatctaaaataaaatactatgcATAGTCGATGTACGACTCTTGCAAATTGTATTAGACAATGTTTTCTGATTTTCTcagaataaaacaaataataataaaagcaagtatttgtgaaattaaaaatgtaggtataattttttaaaaaaattattgaaccTTTGATTAACAGCGAAGAGCAAAGCTGATTAGCTGTTGTTAAAGGACAAGAAGTTCGGTTTAGCATATGATTGAGGTTGGTGGGTTAGTGGCTACTTTGGTTTGTCATGATTTTAATGATCTAAATTGCTTtgacttcaattattttgcCGTGGTTCATGAAACTTTATCCATGTCTCATAGGGATCTCAACGTCATTAAACACGTGTGGTTGTCCAAAATTAGGCCAGTTAAATCTGGTTCGATcgaattttaaaactaatgaTCCGAAACTGATTTTGGGTATGGATATCATCGGTTAtccatgaaaaaaatttgggtaTCCCAAacattatgaattttttttagaaaagtaACTACTACAAACTTGTAGTTGAATTGTCAAACTTGAAGTAGttgaatttaaaagaaaataactagaaacttttgaaatacaaaattcatgtaactcaataaattatttaaatattaaataaatatatcccTTGTTTattgaattctattttttgggaaacgggttttaaaaatgttaagaaaagtggatggaaaaaagttagtagaatatgaatactacttgtatatatattagttttaaatgaaatgtagtggaatgagttagtggaagatgTGACCCCATTAAATTAGGGTAAAAGTGAATGGGGACTTACCGGGcggtaaataaaaaaaggggcCCCCATTAAAGAGGGGGCCCCATTTGAGTtagcaaattttaaaatttaaaaaagggaaaaaaaaaaattgggggaATGGGGATCCTTTTTTATatctattagttttataaaaaatgtaaatgaaaaatgttagtTGAATATGGGgctattatcatttatggaatatttaaGGGGACTCAAAGTGGCACCAAATAGGTTATCGGGACCCCTGGTGTGATAGGagttttttttagaaaattaatataaattttttaaaaaaaaaaacctttagTTCGAATTTGATACAAACTTAaagtaattcaaatttaaacgaaaataactaaaaaaacttttagaaaaaaaaaatccaataaatttttaaaaattcaaataacttATTGGAGTTTATCTCTCAATTTATCTCTCAATgagtttaaatttaaactcATTGAGTTAGGGTCCAAATCATTCcaatcttttaaaaaaataaatccaattaattataatcaaaaaaaaaaataaatttttcgtttaaaaaattaatttcattaaattcttACCACTCCCAACACATTCGAACCTTTATTTGGTTCTTATCAATGTATGAATTTTCATGGACACATATGTTGGTAgggaaacataaaaaaattaaagcaaatcatgctttaagtttttaaatttgctTATTCAAATCTCACTGGATCACCAAAAATCATGACaatactctataaataaggaaaGAAAAACAGATCCGATCAATCTTGTACTgcatgaaaattttgaaattccctttttttgggaaatttttaaaaaattcattcttttttatatgtacTATGATATTTCCccttttgcaaaaaaaaaaaagggagctttttattttaaaaaaaagataataaatatttaaaaagggagaaaagtaaaagagagaaaagaggaaAGTCTTATCCAAAAATTCTTtccttacttttttttttcacttttaaaattttttattattttttaaatgattaagAACGTCTTTTTGGGGAGGGGGTAAAAATCGCAATTGGTGCCGATTGGGCTGGCGTCAAACCCAGCCGCCGGACTCCCGGCGACCCACGCCCTGGCGGGTTGGGTAGCGGGCGCCCCCAtttggcggcccgatcgggcCAGCcccaattttgttttttttcaattctttttttttttttttttaaaaaaaatttaatttttaattttttaaaaaatatataaatgaggTTTTTTTAACCCCAAAATTTTTACGCAACCTTGGATGGGCCAAAAAAACGcccaatataaaattaagaccaaAAAGAAACATGTCATACCGTCGGGGAGGGGGTGCATTTTTCGGTTCGATTTTTtcaaaccaaaccaaaaaacCGAAACTAAAATCCAAACCGGGAagaaaccaaaaccaaaaaaaccaaaacccAAAATGAAAACCCAACTTAAAAAACCAACCAACCCgaaaaaaccaaatttatgaaaaaccCAAAAACGAATATCctaaaaccgaaaaccgaaaatcaaaaaaaaaaacaaggaaATTACAAACCATGACATAAAAattcaacccaaaaaaaactaataaaattccCTGATACTAGTTACTAAACCCAACATAATATAACAAAAAGTCCATTCTAAGTCTTCAATAGTTTTTacatattatatcaaaataaatctaaaaagAAATTCATGACAAGTCtaatatcttaaatttcaacaaataatggaagttgattattttttaatctttagtAGACATCAATGCAATACCTCAAAAAAAGATATATAAGTAAGgtatattgataaaaatgacTTACAACATATGATTTT
This window contains:
- the LOC125199786 gene encoding receptor-like protein 44; this encodes MMGIIWGWIAAALLLLSAASADPNDERCLTHLSESLQDPLRNLQNWTKSTFANPCQGFTSFLEGAICNNGRIYKLSLSNLSLKGSISPFLSNCTNLQALDLSSNQLSGPIPPDLQYLVNLAVLNLSANHLSGDIPQQLALCAYLNVIDLHDNQLSGLIPQQLGLLVRLSVFDVSNNKLSGPIPSSLGNRSGNLPRFNASSYAGNKGLYGYPLPPMKSSGLSVLAIVGIGLGSGLLSLILSFTAVCVWLRVTDKKSENDEGKISQLMPDY